One genomic region from Mesotoga sp. BH458_6_3_2_1 encodes:
- a CDS encoding type IV toxin-antitoxin system AbiEi family antitoxin, translated as MKYYEQLARLGVFTKSDVEKLVGKSETANSLLQSYKRRGLIDQVKRNLYVTKSLETGQAIAGRYRIASKIKPRSYITHHSAFEYYGYANQVYYEVYVSAETKFAEFSYDDVRYRFISPRIHEGVVMNPDGVRTTDVERTTLDSINDFERIGGLEELLNCLDAVPSLHESTLVSYLGQYNKRFLYQKTGYILSHFQEKFRLSKGFFELCEHEKGKSVRYFYNAIRFESPTYNPKWKLLVPEDLLAIVSKGVEDTGEIR; from the coding sequence TTGAAGTACTATGAGCAACTGGCGAGACTGGGAGTTTTCACAAAGAGCGATGTCGAAAAACTTGTGGGAAAGAGCGAAACAGCTAATTCACTGCTGCAGAGCTACAAGAGGCGTGGCTTGATTGACCAGGTTAAGCGAAACCTATATGTGACGAAAAGCTTAGAGACGGGACAGGCAATAGCTGGGCGCTATAGAATCGCATCGAAGATCAAGCCACGGTCTTATATTACGCATCATTCTGCTTTTGAATATTACGGGTATGCCAACCAAGTTTATTATGAGGTATATGTGAGCGCAGAAACGAAGTTCGCTGAGTTTTCCTATGATGATGTTAGATATCGTTTCATTTCTCCGCGAATACACGAGGGAGTTGTTATGAATCCAGATGGGGTGAGGACAACAGACGTGGAGAGAACTACGCTAGACAGCATCAATGACTTTGAGAGAATTGGTGGTCTAGAGGAACTTCTTAATTGCTTAGACGCTGTTCCCTCACTTCATGAAAGTACATTGGTATCGTATTTGGGTCAATATAATAAGAGATTTCTTTATCAGAAGACCGGATACATACTGAGTCATTTTCAGGAAAAGTTTCGCCTATCAAAAGGTTTCTTCGAGCTATGTGAACACGAGAAAGGCAAGAGCGTTAGATACTTCTATAACGCAATACGCTTTGAATCACCAACTTACAATCCAAAATGGAAACTACTTGTTC
- a CDS encoding DUF86 domain-containing protein has protein sequence MSKRETTEILEDIVDSIDRITAYADNMSYDEFMSDLKTQDAVIGNIEIIGEAAKQLPYSFTLAHSDIPWRAIAGTRDRLIHDYSGVNYDIVWAVIVSDLPSLRARIREILQTEEN, from the coding sequence ATGTCTAAGAGAGAAACTACTGAGATCCTTGAGGATATAGTCGACAGCATAGATCGAATCACAGCCTATGCAGACAACATGTCATATGATGAATTTATGTCAGATTTGAAGACACAGGATGCAGTAATCGGAAACATTGAGATAATAGGAGAAGCAGCAAAACAACTCCCATATAGCTTCACACTAGCCCACAGCGATATTCCGTGGAGAGCAATAGCTGGAACAAGAGACCGACTGATTCACGACTACTCAGGTGTCAACTATGACATAGTGTGGGCGGTCATTGTAAGTGACTTACCTTCTCTACGAGCGAGGATACGTGAAATACTTCAGACTGAGGAAAACTGA
- a CDS encoding nucleotidyltransferase family protein yields the protein MQDLENVIEALRKSLPELKDRFSVSKIGVFGSYVKGNQNDDSDVDIYIEFDRVPGLEFVELAEQLERIVRKKVDLLTPLGLKSIRNARIRQDIEQSIKYV from the coding sequence ATGCAAGACCTAGAAAACGTTATAGAAGCATTGCGTAAAAGCCTTCCCGAGCTAAAAGATCGTTTTTCTGTTTCGAAGATAGGGGTTTTTGGCTCGTATGTGAAAGGAAATCAGAATGACGACAGCGACGTAGATATCTACATAGAGTTTGATAGGGTGCCTGGTTTAGAATTTGTGGAGCTCGCAGAGCAGCTTGAACGGATCGTACGAAAAAAGGTTGATTTACTAACTCCTCTTGGATTAAAAAGCATACGAAACGCCAGAATTAGGCAGGATATTGAGCAGTCGATAAAATATGTCTAA
- a CDS encoding type II toxin-antitoxin system RelE/ParE family toxin has protein sequence MSSWKTRFHPEALKEVERMDGQIKSLAKSKLKQISANPFVGIAVGNKHGIDLTGYYKAYFFKKKFRIVYSIDSDSRTIFVVSINKREDLLAYNNAFKRRQKGD, from the coding sequence ATGAGCAGTTGGAAGACACGATTTCATCCTGAAGCTCTGAAAGAAGTAGAGAGAATGGATGGGCAGATCAAATCGCTTGCAAAGAGCAAACTGAAGCAAATCTCTGCAAATCCTTTTGTGGGAATAGCGGTTGGGAATAAACATGGAATAGATCTAACCGGATACTATAAAGCCTATTTCTTCAAGAAGAAGTTCAGAATTGTGTATTCCATTGATTCAGATTCAAGAACGATCTTCGTAGTTAGCATCAACAAAAGAGAAGATCTTCTAGCCTACAATAATGCCTTCAAACGAAGACAAAAAGGGGACTAA
- a CDS encoding TOTE conflict system archaeo-eukaryotic primase domain-containing protein: MDNDLKKLKSRIAELEEANERLRESSANQRTGNHMVSHYSSPNEKIALFRSLFFGRQDVYAVRWEGANGSSGYQPVCKNIWKKGICRKPQIKCSQCESREFAPLTNRVIYDHLSGKIEVGIFPLLEDETCRFLVTDLDGDGWEEDAKAFANVCASLSIPLYVERSRSGNGCHLWLFFKSAIKASIARKLGFKLLNRVLESRPTLGLGSYDRFFPNQDVLPKGGLGNLIALPLQGSSRKNGNTVFLNDEFAPHADQWAHLSSIERIDFSKIVKLLRDLENPNTQKATTQVRVPKEIFPEEVPLKLDSVISIEKGSLPSSLMNEILKLASFDNPDFFRAQAMRLPTYNKPRRISCADEEGNYFLLPRGCLYDSLDLLEKNGVRVNLIDNRSKGSDIEFTFYGKLTQDQDRAVSEMLAQEFGILCAPTGSGKTVIGLKLIAQRKRGTLILVHRRELLRQWQESACEFLEIPPEEIGQIGLGKNSAKGFLDIALIQTLARNEQTLKSLPDYGQVIVDECQHIPAFTLERVIKSIPAKFITGLTASPKRRDGHERILFMQCGPIRHRMGRKGKIFSERTYVPRQTNLETKADCKPKEIYRAIEADESRNALICDDIKRAVEAGRCCLVFSERVFHIESIFEQLSCLKERVILLHGKQPKKLQNDSLESFRKANEGVALLSTGRYLGEGFDDPRLDTLFLTFPISWKGVLQQYAGRLHRENFGKHEVRIYDYVDENVPMLKKMFENRKKGYKALGYREVMHL, encoded by the coding sequence ATGGATAATGATCTCAAGAAACTGAAAAGCCGAATAGCAGAACTTGAAGAGGCCAATGAACGTTTGAGAGAAAGCTCGGCAAACCAGAGAACTGGCAATCACATGGTCTCACACTATTCATCGCCCAATGAGAAGATAGCCCTCTTCAGATCGCTTTTCTTCGGCAGGCAGGATGTGTATGCAGTTCGATGGGAAGGAGCCAACGGTTCTTCCGGCTACCAGCCTGTGTGTAAAAACATTTGGAAGAAGGGAATTTGCAGGAAACCTCAGATCAAGTGTTCTCAGTGCGAGTCGAGAGAGTTCGCGCCGCTCACAAATCGGGTAATCTATGATCATCTTTCCGGAAAGATCGAAGTAGGCATCTTTCCGCTTCTTGAAGACGAAACCTGCAGGTTCCTTGTCACCGATTTAGATGGTGACGGATGGGAAGAGGATGCGAAAGCTTTCGCAAATGTCTGCGCTTCACTTTCGATTCCGTTGTATGTAGAGAGATCAAGATCTGGCAACGGTTGTCATCTCTGGTTATTCTTCAAAAGCGCAATTAAAGCCTCTATAGCTCGGAAGCTCGGTTTCAAATTGCTTAACCGGGTTCTTGAAAGCCGGCCAACACTGGGCTTAGGATCATATGACAGGTTTTTTCCTAATCAAGATGTGCTTCCAAAGGGCGGACTTGGTAATCTGATAGCCCTTCCCTTGCAGGGATCTTCAAGAAAAAATGGAAATACGGTATTCCTGAACGATGAATTTGCGCCGCACGCAGACCAATGGGCACATCTCTCATCGATTGAGAGGATTGATTTCTCGAAGATTGTGAAACTTTTACGTGATTTGGAGAACCCCAATACTCAAAAAGCGACAACACAAGTGAGAGTACCTAAAGAAATCTTCCCTGAAGAAGTACCATTGAAACTAGACAGTGTGATAAGTATTGAGAAGGGTTCTCTTCCATCCTCCTTAATGAATGAGATTCTGAAGTTAGCATCTTTCGATAACCCTGATTTTTTCAGAGCGCAGGCAATGAGGCTGCCAACATACAACAAGCCAAGGCGGATTAGCTGCGCAGATGAAGAAGGAAACTACTTCCTGTTGCCCAGAGGTTGTTTGTATGATTCACTTGATCTTCTTGAAAAGAATGGAGTGCGGGTTAATCTAATCGACAATCGGTCTAAGGGAAGTGACATTGAGTTCACTTTTTACGGTAAATTGACACAGGATCAGGATAGAGCCGTCAGCGAGATGCTCGCCCAAGAGTTCGGAATTCTTTGCGCTCCAACTGGTTCCGGAAAGACTGTAATTGGTCTAAAGCTAATTGCACAAAGAAAACGGGGCACACTTATTCTTGTTCATCGAAGAGAGCTTTTACGACAGTGGCAGGAAAGCGCTTGCGAGTTTCTTGAGATCCCACCCGAGGAGATTGGACAGATAGGTCTCGGAAAGAATTCCGCAAAAGGTTTCCTGGATATAGCTCTCATTCAGACTCTTGCGCGTAATGAACAAACTCTCAAGAGCCTTCCAGACTATGGTCAAGTAATAGTTGATGAATGTCAGCATATACCGGCTTTTACGTTAGAAAGAGTTATCAAGAGTATTCCCGCTAAGTTTATTACAGGGCTTACTGCCTCACCAAAAAGAAGAGACGGTCACGAAAGGATTTTGTTCATGCAGTGCGGTCCTATCAGACATCGGATGGGTAGAAAAGGGAAGATCTTCTCAGAAAGAACGTATGTACCCAGGCAGACTAATCTTGAGACAAAGGCAGACTGCAAACCCAAGGAAATCTACAGGGCAATAGAGGCAGATGAAAGTAGAAATGCTTTGATCTGTGACGACATTAAGAGAGCTGTCGAAGCCGGGAGATGTTGCCTAGTATTCTCGGAAAGGGTCTTCCATATTGAGAGTATTTTTGAACAGTTGAGCTGTTTGAAGGAGAGAGTCATCCTCTTGCATGGAAAGCAACCAAAGAAGCTTCAGAATGACTCCCTTGAGAGCTTCAGGAAAGCAAATGAAGGCGTCGCTTTACTCTCCACAGGAAGATACCTCGGTGAAGGATTCGATGATCCCAGGCTTGACACTCTTTTTCTCACATTTCCGATTTCCTGGAAGGGAGTTCTTCAGCAATACGCCGGAAGACTACACAGAGAGAACTTTGGCAAGCATGAAGTCAGGATATACGACTACGTAGATGAGAACGTCCCCATGTTGAAGAAGATGTTTGAAAATCGCAAGAAGGGATACAAGGCGCTAGGATATAGGGAAGTGATGCATCTATAA
- a CDS encoding type II toxin-antitoxin system Phd/YefM family antitoxin → MKTVNVRDVRNRFSEIVDRKEELLILRRGVPVMKISPVSKEDLMKYYLSKAQEEAEKIGLSEKEGLQVLEELRKEMKDEGRY, encoded by the coding sequence ATGAAAACGGTTAATGTTAGAGATGTTCGAAACAGATTCAGCGAAATTGTTGACAGAAAAGAAGAGCTTTTGATTCTAAGGCGTGGTGTTCCGGTGATGAAGATATCACCCGTCTCTAAGGAAGACTTAATGAAATACTATCTTTCAAAGGCACAAGAGGAAGCAGAAAAGATCGGGCTCAGTGAAAAAGAGGGCCTGCAAGTTCTAGAGGAGTTGAGAAAAGAGATGAAAGATGAAGGTCGTTATTGA
- a CDS encoding putative toxin-antitoxin system toxin component, PIN family: protein MKVVIDTNVVISAALGSKTCSKTVLKALEQGVIEPQIFVLELQRFIMKLKGKEKYGNIQLEGLSNFIDYFLMTVEIVDDYKLVTYSTDFPDNHFISLAAARNALLITGDKLCLKSALSGNVNCRTPAQYLSDSS from the coding sequence ATGAAGGTCGTTATTGATACGAACGTTGTGATTTCGGCGGCTCTCGGCTCCAAGACTTGTAGCAAGACCGTTCTTAAGGCACTAGAACAGGGGGTAATCGAACCGCAGATATTTGTGCTGGAGTTACAAAGGTTCATAATGAAACTGAAAGGAAAGGAAAAGTACGGGAACATTCAATTAGAAGGCCTTTCGAATTTCATAGATTATTTCTTAATGACAGTAGAGATTGTAGATGACTACAAGTTGGTTACTTACAGCACCGATTTTCCGGACAATCATTTCATTTCATTGGCTGCAGCGCGAAACGCCTTGCTTATAACTGGTGATAAACTTTGTCTTAAAAGCGCACTAAGTGGCAATGTAAATTGCAGGACGCCAGCTCAATATCTAAGTGATTCTTCTTAA
- a CDS encoding ATP-binding protein: MIDLQPFFEIQERLLGSVPIEFKRYAYGLISWDDRLLGIVGARGCGKTTMLLQRIYERGQKGFLYISGDNPLVLRDGIYDIGDTFFKLGGKTLVVDEAHRQPGWANDIKALHDSHPGKQIYFTGSSRYSVLKGTADLSRRAALKELRHLSFREFINLEKVESFPPLKLSELLENHMEFCSKLQKLQPLEMFREYLRTGSYPFRLSYESYYERLLNTLDKSIYQDVVEQASLRGEAAAIIKKIIAFVATSVVPSISPESLCKELGITKVTLYSYLDSLERAGVLRRVLPCGRGVKGMRSGSKVFLGETNLYYALGLSQWNLEANMGTIREAFFFSQVSHLGICVPTNGDFSLQENDKEMTFEVGGPYKGRRQLKDSPKGFVLRDGIEIGYGNIIPLFLIGFLY; encoded by the coding sequence ATGATAGACCTTCAACCTTTTTTTGAAATCCAGGAGAGACTACTAGGTTCCGTTCCTATTGAGTTCAAGCGCTACGCATATGGTCTAATAAGTTGGGATGATCGACTTTTGGGGATCGTTGGAGCTAGGGGCTGTGGAAAAACAACTATGCTTCTGCAGAGAATCTATGAAAGAGGGCAGAAGGGTTTTTTATACATTTCTGGCGATAACCCATTGGTTCTCAGAGACGGAATATACGACATAGGCGACACATTCTTTAAGCTAGGCGGAAAGACGTTAGTTGTAGATGAAGCACATAGGCAACCGGGTTGGGCAAATGACATAAAAGCCTTGCATGACTCGCATCCGGGAAAGCAGATCTACTTCACTGGTAGTTCGAGATACTCAGTGTTGAAAGGTACAGCTGACCTGTCAAGACGAGCTGCATTGAAGGAGCTAAGACATCTCTCATTTAGGGAATTCATAAATCTCGAGAAAGTCGAAAGCTTTCCACCATTGAAACTCAGTGAGCTTCTGGAAAATCACATGGAATTTTGCAGTAAGCTTCAGAAGCTTCAGCCTCTGGAGATGTTCAGGGAATATTTGAGGACTGGTTCATATCCTTTTCGGCTTTCGTACGAGTCTTACTATGAGAGACTGCTTAACACTCTAGATAAGTCGATCTATCAAGATGTTGTTGAGCAAGCCTCACTTAGAGGCGAGGCTGCAGCAATCATCAAGAAGATAATCGCCTTTGTCGCTACTAGCGTTGTTCCATCCATCTCTCCGGAATCGCTTTGCAAGGAGTTAGGAATAACTAAAGTGACTTTGTACAGCTATCTGGATTCTTTAGAGAGGGCAGGCGTATTGAGAAGAGTCCTTCCGTGCGGAAGAGGAGTAAAAGGAATGCGCAGCGGTTCGAAAGTCTTTCTGGGTGAAACGAATCTCTACTATGCTCTTGGCCTTTCGCAATGGAATCTTGAGGCAAATATGGGAACGATACGCGAAGCTTTTTTTTTCTCACAAGTAAGTCACTTAGGGATTTGCGTGCCAACAAATGGTGACTTCTCCCTGCAGGAAAATGACAAGGAAATGACCTTCGAAGTAGGTGGTCCTTACAAGGGAAGACGCCAGCTGAAGGACTCTCCAAAAGGATTCGTGCTGCGTGATGGCATCGAAATCGGATATGGAAACATCATCCCACTATTCCTTATCGGGTTCCTATATTAG
- a CDS encoding amidohydrolase: MSILLKNGTIYPITSEPFEGDILMDKGKIERIGQGIEEPEAEVIDVSGKYVFPGFIDAHSHIGIYEEGVGGYYGDGNEATDPLTPDVSVVDAFNPQDAAIKRALSGGVTTVMVVPGSANPVGGQGAIFKFKKTFIVDDMVVRSPAGLKMATGENPKRVYGEGFKKTPSTRLGTAAVIRGYFQKVRAYMEKKKAAEKEGKPFTDFDPKLEVGEKVLTKEIPARIHAHRQDDILTAIRLSKEFDFDLVIEHATEGYKIVDFLKENNVPVVLGPIFGFRTKLELKDMSYDAPRILNEKGVLAAFMCDHPVIPLENTNVQLGVALRYGSKEEDLLKMVTINAAKILKIDEKVGSLEVGKDADIAVWTNHPFKLAAKAERVFIEGEEVYSDL; this comes from the coding sequence ATGTCAATATTACTAAAGAACGGGACAATTTATCCCATCACTTCGGAGCCATTCGAAGGGGATATTCTTATGGACAAGGGAAAGATCGAACGGATAGGACAAGGAATCGAAGAGCCTGAGGCTGAAGTAATTGACGTTTCCGGCAAGTACGTCTTTCCTGGATTTATTGACGCTCACTCACACATTGGGATTTACGAAGAGGGAGTTGGCGGATACTATGGTGACGGTAACGAAGCGACGGATCCCCTTACTCCTGATGTTTCAGTTGTAGATGCATTCAATCCCCAGGATGCAGCAATAAAAAGGGCATTGTCCGGCGGAGTCACAACCGTTATGGTCGTTCCCGGCAGCGCAAATCCAGTTGGGGGACAAGGTGCTATCTTCAAGTTCAAGAAAACTTTTATAGTTGATGATATGGTCGTTCGTTCCCCGGCTGGGCTGAAAATGGCAACGGGTGAAAACCCGAAAAGAGTTTACGGTGAGGGCTTCAAGAAAACTCCCTCCACGAGACTCGGGACGGCAGCTGTTATTCGTGGTTACTTTCAGAAAGTAAGAGCCTACATGGAAAAGAAAAAGGCAGCCGAAAAAGAGGGAAAACCCTTTACAGATTTCGATCCCAAACTGGAAGTCGGAGAAAAGGTGCTGACGAAAGAGATTCCCGCAAGAATTCACGCCCACAGACAGGACGATATTCTCACTGCAATAAGGCTCTCAAAGGAGTTTGACTTCGATCTGGTAATAGAGCACGCGACGGAAGGTTATAAGATTGTCGATTTTCTCAAAGAGAACAATGTGCCGGTCGTTCTCGGACCGATCTTCGGATTCAGGACCAAGCTTGAATTGAAAGATATGAGTTACGACGCTCCCAGGATTCTCAATGAAAAGGGAGTTCTCGCAGCCTTCATGTGTGATCATCCTGTGATTCCCCTTGAAAACACGAACGTGCAGCTTGGGGTGGCCTTACGGTACGGGTCGAAAGAGGAAGATCTGTTGAAGATGGTCACAATAAATGCCGCCAAGATCCTGAAGATCGACGAAAAAGTTGGATCGCTCGAAGTAGGAAAAGATGCCGATATTGCAGTTTGGACAAATCATCCATTCAAATTGGCAGCTAAGGCAGAGAGAGTTTTCATAGAAGGCGAGGAAGTTTACAGCGATCTTTGA
- a CDS encoding C-GCAxxG-C-C family protein, with translation MLEDAVGKQYSRNDVERNCAEAMIYGANDEYKLGLPEEAFYTMGAFGGGMRIKSICGAVTGSLAVLGILFNSEIYEKQERMKRIAEEFIAEFEKRYGHLECSVLRDKYRDPVIGCETTVRMAARVLEEIIDKYRREITYSGK, from the coding sequence ATGCTTGAGGACGCCGTTGGAAAACAGTATTCGAGAAACGATGTAGAGAGAAACTGCGCTGAGGCAATGATATACGGAGCAAATGACGAATATAAGCTCGGACTGCCGGAAGAGGCATTCTATACAATGGGGGCCTTTGGAGGAGGCATGAGAATCAAGAGCATCTGCGGAGCGGTCACAGGCTCACTTGCAGTACTTGGAATTCTCTTCAACAGTGAGATATATGAAAAACAGGAAAGAATGAAACGGATAGCTGAGGAGTTCATTGCCGAATTCGAGAAGAGATACGGTCATCTCGAATGTTCAGTGCTAAGAGACAAGTATCGTGATCCAGTCATCGGATGTGAAACAACTGTACGAATGGCAGCTAGGGTTCTTGAAGAGATCATCGATAAGTACAGGAGAGAGATCACGTACAGTGGTAAGTGA
- a CDS encoding Fic family protein, which produces MRPEDFSVGSPGRVQKVIGSGFSYWAFIPDPLPPKLNYVDNLVAALGEANRAMGEFSGLLAGSPGAKLLIRPLLRKEAVSSSQIEGTTSEITDLYLFEAADETSGLPEDVREVSNYLKALEYGLDRIKFLPVSTRLFRELHAVLMKGVRGGHAYAGELRTTQNWIGKPGCTLNEADFVPPPPEELNGCLSDLEVFINSESRIPPLVKLALVHYQFEAIHPFVDGNGRVGRLLIALLKTSWGMLDQPGLYLSGYFEANRQEYYSRLRSVSFEGEWNSWVLFFIEAVLEQANFAKCKLREMMNLRNDWIQRVRSISSSLPMTLIDHLFENPILTIPQASEKLDVTYVSARRAIQSLCKNGILTPLDGSKYAKKYIASELMPIIK; this is translated from the coding sequence ATGAGACCAGAAGATTTTTCTGTTGGCTCACCGGGAAGGGTTCAGAAGGTAATAGGTTCTGGTTTTTCTTACTGGGCGTTTATTCCCGATCCATTGCCGCCGAAGCTTAATTATGTAGATAATCTTGTTGCTGCGCTTGGGGAAGCGAATCGTGCTATGGGCGAATTCTCTGGATTGCTTGCGGGAAGTCCGGGCGCAAAATTACTTATCCGTCCACTATTGCGAAAGGAAGCAGTATCATCGTCTCAGATCGAGGGAACAACTTCAGAGATAACCGACCTTTACCTTTTCGAAGCCGCGGATGAGACTTCAGGTTTGCCGGAGGACGTCAGGGAGGTGTCGAATTATCTGAAGGCGCTTGAGTACGGTCTAGACAGGATCAAGTTTTTGCCTGTCTCGACGAGGCTCTTCAGAGAGCTTCACGCCGTTCTAATGAAGGGCGTCAGAGGCGGGCATGCGTATGCGGGAGAACTGAGAACGACACAGAATTGGATCGGCAAGCCGGGATGCACGTTGAATGAAGCTGACTTCGTTCCCCCGCCTCCGGAAGAGTTGAATGGCTGCCTTTCAGACCTGGAAGTGTTTATCAACTCTGAATCGAGAATACCGCCTCTTGTGAAGCTGGCTCTTGTCCATTACCAGTTTGAGGCAATCCATCCCTTCGTCGATGGTAATGGTAGGGTTGGGAGACTCCTGATTGCACTGCTGAAAACTTCATGGGGAATGTTGGATCAACCCGGTCTCTACTTGAGCGGCTATTTCGAAGCAAATAGACAGGAGTATTATTCAAGACTGAGAAGCGTCAGTTTCGAAGGCGAGTGGAATTCATGGGTACTATTCTTCATTGAGGCCGTGCTCGAACAGGCAAACTTTGCGAAGTGTAAACTTCGAGAAATGATGAATCTAAGGAACGATTGGATACAACGAGTGAGATCTATTTCGTCCTCACTGCCTATGACTCTCATCGATCACTTATTTGAAAATCCAATTCTAACGATTCCACAGGCGAGCGAGAAGCTTGATGTAACATACGTTAGCGCAAGAAGGGCTATTCAGTCTCTCTGCAAAAATGGGATATTGACTCCGCTAGATGGCAGTAAGTACGCAAAGAAATACATTGCTTCAGAACTAATGCCGATAATTAAGTGA
- a CDS encoding InlB B-repeat-containing protein has translation MRRTFFILIILSLAIIFLTSCPNIKYSLTIQIGGSGTTDPSAGVHEYTKNQIVSVKAYTDNGWEFESWEGEVASPDSTTTTVTIDKSKTIKAVFVQDQVASIIDKLDPYNPLSFRHGEELIPLVNNKIQKFLALLESSDPLERWSAAYAFQRNLLDESTLDSLEKYLQDANMTIRALIAVAFLLNGDDSGKPVLEALLTEDTPMMYSIPPVLLSDFAEGILNAYYPAEYPLASFSPQTTAVSGGPCDYTVTVTIVFHGDGASETQVESWETDAEAIWNGASGSREWGDGCCTVTFDFDFSVLAEGAEPPDDAHVVEVKKVNGSHTSWVATPLPTPGSTETTTGEWDSLDTGPVIAHEVGHMMGLDDEYHTDEDGNYVNDNPQPEGSPPSIMAQTWGGAQPLTEHLDAIMEAADIECDCDYTLIVEPAYDINIAPGSHTVTVTVTRKDGTPAKNCDLELNITGLHPKSNIKLKTDDTGKAGYTYQCVVKGHTGIDSIDVTGKCGAIGNAIKEWIALWDIFPFGISPYDDQKDYPYSMPLLIVYGIEPPGALEAENLAFNVSVFMGPDTLFATQTSQTEIDTGLLLEPGSDFLIEIVPVALPDAEGTPTTIEFSTAPFD, from the coding sequence ATGCGTCGAACTTTTTTCATTCTGATTATCCTGTCTTTGGCAATCATCTTTCTCACGAGTTGTCCCAACATAAAATACTCTCTTACAATTCAGATAGGAGGCAGCGGAACTACAGATCCATCTGCAGGAGTGCACGAATACACGAAGAACCAAATCGTTTCAGTAAAGGCTTATACCGACAATGGTTGGGAATTTGAATCATGGGAGGGTGAAGTAGCTTCGCCTGATTCAACTACAACAACCGTCACGATTGACAAAAGCAAGACAATTAAAGCAGTATTCGTTCAAGATCAAGTTGCAAGCATAATTGATAAACTAGATCCTTACAACCCACTTTCATTTCGACATGGCGAAGAGCTAATACCTCTTGTCAACAACAAGATCCAGAAATTTCTTGCACTTTTGGAAAGCAGTGATCCGCTAGAACGCTGGTCTGCAGCTTACGCCTTTCAGCGAAATCTGCTGGATGAATCCACTCTGGACAGTCTAGAAAAATACCTCCAAGATGCTAATATGACTATCAGGGCACTTATTGCTGTAGCATTTTTGCTGAATGGAGATGATTCTGGAAAGCCTGTACTCGAAGCCTTGCTGACTGAAGACACACCTATGATGTACAGCATACCGCCGGTACTGCTTTCAGATTTTGCTGAAGGTATACTCAATGCCTACTATCCTGCCGAGTATCCATTAGCCAGCTTTTCTCCACAGACAACGGCTGTCTCTGGCGGACCTTGTGACTACACTGTCACGGTAACCATTGTTTTCCATGGTGATGGTGCCTCAGAGACTCAGGTCGAGTCTTGGGAAACTGACGCTGAGGCCATATGGAACGGCGCAAGCGGTTCTCGAGAATGGGGTGACGGCTGCTGCACAGTAACCTTCGACTTTGACTTCTCGGTTCTTGCCGAGGGTGCTGAACCACCGGATGACGCCCATGTAGTGGAAGTCAAGAAGGTCAACGGGAGTCATACTTCATGGGTAGCTACTCCACTACCAACCCCGGGATCGACAGAAACGACCACCGGTGAATGGGACAGTCTCGACACAGGACCTGTTATCGCTCATGAAGTAGGCCATATGATGGGTCTAGACGATGAATACCACACAGATGAGGATGGTAATTACGTGAACGACAACCCTCAACCCGAAGGAAGTCCTCCAAGCATAATGGCTCAGACTTGGGGTGGAGCGCAACCCCTGACAGAGCACCTGGATGCGATAATGGAGGCCGCAGATATCGAATGCGACTGCGACTACACGCTCATAGTTGAGCCTGCATATGACATCAACATTGCTCCGGGATCGCACACAGTTACAGTTACGGTGACGAGAAAGGACGGAACGCCAGCAAAGAACTGCGATCTCGAGCTGAACATCACAGGACTCCATCCCAAATCCAATATTAAACTGAAAACAGATGACACAGGTAAAGCTGGGTACACTTACCAGTGTGTCGTAAAGGGGCATACCGGAATAGACTCCATAGATGTGACAGGCAAATGTGGCGCTATTGGCAATGCAATTAAAGAGTGGATCGCGTTGTGGGACATCTTCCCGTTTGGTATCAGTCCTTACGACGACCAGAAGGATTATCCGTATTCGATGCCCTTGCTAATCGTCTATGGAATTGAGCCTCCCGGAGCTCTAGAAGCTGAGAATTTGGCGTTCAACGTCTCCGTATTTATGGGACCTGATACGCTTTTCGCAACGCAGACATCTCAAACCGAGATTGATACGGGTCTTCTCCTCGAGCCAGGAAGCGACTTCTTGATTGAGATTGTCCCGGTAGCTCTTCCAGATGCGGAAGGAACGCCAACAACGATCGAATTCTCGACTGCTCCGTTTGATTGA